From a region of the Candidatus Deferrimicrobiaceae bacterium genome:
- a CDS encoding HNH endonuclease gives MSSFPDRFPHLHPGESVDNRRLTEIFRCSPQGGLRRSLQTNSLVLIWDTTQSIYLNRWREGIIHYAGIGLVGDQELHRGPNRALSELPVNEVSAFLFARYERGTYTYIGEIEPAGPPIPEHQRDRTGRLRKVWVFPLRLKGGKTPPPIPEWVWDGKRKMQERAAARLPIEKVIRKAREVDRKPGMHTMSVQVYDRDPFVSEYVRRRANGRCELCAKKAPFRDHKGAPYLEMHHVTSLSGGGEDTTGNTVALCPNCHRKMHVLNLPIDAAALRAAGEKNPVIE, from the coding sequence GTGTCTTCCTTCCCCGACCGATTCCCCCATCTCCATCCCGGCGAGTCGGTCGACAACAGACGACTGACGGAGATCTTCCGGTGCAGCCCGCAAGGGGGCCTGCGCAGGTCCTTGCAGACGAACAGCCTCGTCCTGATTTGGGACACCACCCAGTCGATCTACCTGAACCGCTGGCGCGAGGGGATCATCCACTATGCGGGAATCGGGCTGGTCGGCGATCAGGAGCTTCACCGCGGCCCGAACAGGGCTCTTTCCGAGCTGCCGGTCAATGAGGTATCCGCTTTTCTCTTCGCGCGATACGAGAGAGGGACCTATACCTACATCGGAGAGATCGAACCGGCGGGTCCTCCGATTCCGGAACACCAGAGGGACCGGACGGGCCGTCTTCGAAAGGTCTGGGTTTTTCCCCTTCGACTCAAGGGAGGCAAGACCCCTCCCCCCATCCCCGAGTGGGTATGGGACGGGAAACGGAAAATGCAGGAGAGGGCCGCCGCGCGTCTTCCGATCGAGAAGGTGATCCGCAAGGCACGGGAAGTGGACCGGAAACCCGGGATGCACACCATGAGCGTCCAGGTGTACGATCGGGATCCTTTTGTCTCCGAGTATGTCAGGCGGAGGGCGAATGGACGATGCGAGTTATGCGCAAAGAAGGCCCCCTTCCGGGACCACAAAGGAGCTCCGTATCTCGAGATGCACCACGTCACCTCCCTGTCCGGGGGAGGGGAGGACACGACCGGAAACACGGTCGCGCTATGCCCCAATTGCCACAGGAAGATGCACGTGTTGAATCTTCCCATCGATGCGGCGGCGCTTCGGGCGGCAGGAGAGAAAAATCCGGTGATCGAATAG
- a CDS encoding aldo/keto reductase, with translation MNDFICREVPSLGRKLFRLGLSGSFGLDEAGCREALERIQYVFWSPLMKGLTPALRDALARDRERYVVSAGPLLGYLPGAVRRGAERALRTLGADYLDVFQLYWLGKMSAFTGAVQAELVKLRDEGKVRAVGVSIHNRKRAGKLAEDSILDLLMIRYNATHPGAEQEIFPHLARRRPAVVAYTATAWRRLLHAPGGWKGPVPTAGDCYRFCLTNPHVDVVLSGPRNVVELRENLAALEKGPLSSGEMTFLREFGEAVRG, from the coding sequence GTGAACGATTTCATCTGCCGCGAGGTGCCCAGTCTCGGCCGAAAGTTGTTCCGGCTGGGGCTTTCCGGATCCTTCGGCCTGGACGAGGCGGGTTGCCGCGAGGCGCTGGAGCGCATCCAGTACGTCTTCTGGAGCCCGCTGATGAAGGGGCTCACACCGGCGCTTCGCGACGCCCTCGCCCGCGACCGGGAGCGGTACGTGGTGTCGGCGGGCCCGCTTCTGGGATACCTGCCGGGCGCGGTGCGCCGTGGCGCCGAGCGGGCTCTTCGGACCCTCGGGGCCGACTACCTCGACGTTTTTCAGCTGTACTGGCTCGGCAAGATGTCCGCCTTTACCGGGGCGGTGCAGGCGGAGCTCGTGAAGCTTCGTGACGAAGGGAAGGTCCGCGCGGTAGGGGTTTCGATTCACAACCGGAAGCGGGCGGGCAAACTCGCCGAGGACTCGATCCTCGATCTCCTCATGATCCGTTACAACGCCACCCACCCGGGAGCGGAGCAGGAGATCTTCCCGCATCTCGCAAGGCGGCGTCCCGCGGTGGTCGCCTACACCGCCACGGCCTGGCGGCGGCTTCTGCATGCGCCCGGCGGCTGGAAGGGGCCGGTGCCCACGGCCGGCGACTGCTACCGATTCTGTCTTACGAACCCGCATGTGGACGTGGTGCTGTCCGGCCCGCGAAACGTGGTCGAGCTGCGGGAGAATCTGGCCGCACTCGAGAAGGGACCGCTTTCCTCAGGGGAGATGACTTTCCTGCGGGAGTTCGGGGAAGCGGTGCGCGGATAA